One region of Deltaproteobacteria bacterium genomic DNA includes:
- a CDS encoding amidohydrolase family protein: ELNAVTMHKGNVYRETSGMWPRYFPEAMKYEMNRRLQDKYMFGSEYNLFPLDQLVKQHEENGYRPGFLEKLFYKNAIRILGENLERIGVNLKEWM, translated from the coding sequence GAGCTCAACGCCGTGACCATGCACAAAGGGAACGTCTACCGGGAGACCTCCGGTATGTGGCCGCGTTATTTCCCGGAAGCCATGAAGTACGAGATGAACCGGCGACTCCAGGATAAATATATGTTCGGCTCGGAGTATAACCTATTCCCTCTGGATCAACTGGTCAAGCAGCACGAAGAGAATGGTTACCGGCCGGGGTTCTTGGAAAAGCTTTTCTATAAAAATGCTATCCGTATCCTCGGGGAGAACCTTGAGAGGATCGGCGTCAACCTGAAAGAGTGGATGTGA